From the genome of Miscanthus floridulus cultivar M001 chromosome 10, ASM1932011v1, whole genome shotgun sequence, one region includes:
- the LOC136489861 gene encoding uncharacterized protein, translated as MASGRVVHGARPGAGQGRKKARPGPAAGVRAARLGKAGRGTRGRGRARRQRRASRGQAGRGHRAAAGPWAARARRHGRPRAAAAARGRAAAAAGRRGARAAQRPGGAAPRGRRARGRAPGARAAARGRRARGARAQGARAARRGAARGRRGRRRAARDGAEAGRAGSKAPGARARPVGGGAGERGGLALARFAWQ; from the coding sequence ATGGCGTCGGGGCGGGtggtccacggggcgcggccgggggcagggcaagGCCGAAAAAAGGCGCGGCCGGGGCCGGCCGCCGGGGTCAGGGCGGCGCGGCTGGGGAAGGCCGGCCGGGGCACGCGCGGCCGCGGCAGGGCGCGAAGGCAGCGGCGCGCTAGCCGAGGGCAGGCCGGCCGAGGGCACCGCGCGGCGGCCGGGCCGTGGGCAGCGAGGGCAAGGCGGCACGGGCGgccgcgcgcggcggcggcagcgcgcggccgggcggcggcggcagcagggcGTCGCGGCGCTCGGGCAGCGCAACGGCCGGGCGGCGCGGCGCCGCGCGGGCGCAGGGCGCGCGGGCGCGCGCCGGGCGCGCGGGCCGCAGCGCGCGGGCGCAGGGCTCGCGGCGCGCGGGCGCAGGGCGCGCGGGCGGCGAGGCGTGGCGCAGCGCGCGGacggcgcgggcgcaggcgcgcGGCGCGCGACGGCGCGGAGGCAGGGCGCGCGGGCAGCAAGGCGCCGGGCGCGCGGGCGCGCCCGGTcggtggcggcgcgggcgagcgggGCGGGCTGGCGTTGGCGCGGTTTGCCTGGCAGTGA